In one Silene latifolia isolate original U9 population chromosome 10, ASM4854445v1, whole genome shotgun sequence genomic region, the following are encoded:
- the LOC141608901 gene encoding sugar transport protein 8-like — protein sequence MKNQDRRETTEQVSTVDMPRSTSTTYFTPPESLSPPQFEEVSTVDIPRSTPTTYSTPPESLSPPQFEEENFELYQPPVSSFTSEINEMPEESPIDQEFAHVRDLTRPHSDPSTYGGHLFELLRQETVVNTTHRTNKSYHPCLCLLLCFLGGFSIGYLNALPGQVVGSDGFLIRVARHLWNRRQHADVNNYCDFFDARLQLVLSSQHLTQLAAVLITPFLFSRFRTMLTLHGALMLVMIGIGLLIWLPSTMVAIIAFLILNFGIGLASRVFPLLLSRHSLQKYSILYDLGSWIGGSLPVLVVYLTIDKQTWAWRVAFGSIGVLICVIFVLSLFLPKTPQSTSKSKPVSLSAFLKRSSIPSIIITTFSGMTTVFSVVGVIQFYGPLLFISANLFSSLPYMPTLLISVIQVISRLISLVIVRMFRARKEFIVVAALTKIIAEALMTGIFVETSTRFTFFKHPMNILIPGCIYVAADACLTASFGWLETPFSEESKVIGDVLSAVVGLLQNTLMSFISTLVLCHFGGKVFYIYLVFDFIVVCFILELVPETTKTNINEVWSSHRVWRRFVKSATVVV from the exons GTATCTACCGTAGACATGCCACGTAGCACTTCTACTACGTACTTCACACCGCCCGAGAGTCTTTCTCCTCCCCAGTTTGAGGAG GTATCTACCGTAGACATACCACGTAGCACTCCTACTACGTACTCCACACCACCCGAGAGTCTTTCTCCTCCCCAGTTTGAGGAG GAGAATTTTGAGCTATATCAACCTCCAGTTTCAAGCTTCACTTCTGAAATCAATGAGATGCCTGAAGAGTCTCCTATAGATCAAGAATTTGCTCAT GTGCGAGATTTGACACGTCCACATAGTGATCCATCTACATATGGAGGGCATCTGTTTGAGCTACTTCGGCAA GAGACTGTGGTAAATACAACCCATAGAACAAACAAGTCTTATCATCCATGTCTCTGCCTTCTACTTTGTTTCCTCGGAGGCTTTAGCATTGGTTATCTCAATGCCCTACCGG GGCAAGTGGTTGGCTCGGACGGCTTCTTGATTAGAGTTGCACGACATCTCTGGAATCGGCGTCAACATGCAGATGTTAACAACTACTGCGACTTCTTTGACGCCCGACTCCAATTAGTCTTGTCATCCCAACATCTAACACAACTCGCAGCCGTTCTCATCACACCCTTCCTGTTCTCACGGTTTAGGACGATGCTGACTTTACATGGTGCTCTGATGTTGGTGATGATTGGGATAGGATTGCTAATATGGCTACCGAGCACTATGGTAGCCATAATAGCTTTCTTGATCTTAAATTTTGGCATTGGACTTGCTAGTCGG GTCTTTCCACTCCTTCTTTCCCGACACTCACTCCAAAAATACTCAATCCTGTATGACCTAGGATCCTGGATTGGGGGGTCCTTGCCTGTTTTAGTGGTTTATTTGACTATTGATAAGCAAACTTGGGCTTGGAGGGTGGCATTTGGGAGCATAGGAGTTTTAATATGTGTGATTTTTGTCCTTTCCCTTTTCCTACCAAAAACTCCACAATCGACATCAAAATCAAAACCTGTTTCATTATCTGCCTTTTTAAAACGCTCAAGTATTCCCTCTATCATTATCACAACCTTTTCAGGTATGACAACTGTTTTTTCAGTAGTCGGGGTCATCCAATTTTATGGGCCTCTACTGTTCATTTCAGCAAACTTATTTTCCAGTTTACCATACATGCCCACCCTTCTCATATCTGTCATACAAGTAATATCCCGACTAATATCACTTGTAATTGTGAGGATGTTTCGGGCTCGAAAGGAATTCATTGTGGTTGCTGCATTGACCAAGATTATCGCAGAG GCTTTGATGACGGGTATCTTCGTTGAAACATCAACCCGTTTCACGTTTTTCAAGCACCCGATGAATATACTCATcccaggttgtatatatgttgCCGCGGATGCCTGTTTGACGGCCTCGTTTGGGTGGTTGGAGACGCCATTTTCAGAGGAATCGAAAGTCATAGGAGACGTCCTTTCCGCGGTGGTAGGTCTGTTGCAAAATACTCTGATGAGTTTCATCTCAACACTAGTACTTTGTCATTTTGGTGGAAAAGTCTTCTACATTTACTTAGTATTTGATTTTATTGTTGTCTGTTTTATTCTCGAACTAGTTCCCGAGACAACTAAGACTAATATTAATGAGGTTTGGAGTTCACATAGAGTCTGGCGAAGATTTGTGAAAAGCGCCACTGTTGTTGTTTAG